The Anolis carolinensis isolate JA03-04 chromosome 2, rAnoCar3.1.pri, whole genome shotgun sequence genome has a window encoding:
- the il12b gene encoding interleukin-12 subunit beta, which translates to MAILAFILITVVALSIHSEAKQEIKGNVLKVRIEWTTHSTIPPKKVLITCNTSDTFVYWEKDGIWKGNGKSLELLLKEPPDAGTYNCRSNDTHELICSQPVCVMKELPNGEIAESVLKDLKGPNDRTFFRCTANNYSGNFTCFWRSTIQDSELKFETEAWPKGTITCGEIVKDTINMNREGTEGIYSVSCKKEQNCLSTEEYKQSEMDLHVFHGGVCETHKHAFFFKDIIKPDTTECWVHQSGLLTWTPPKTWSTPYSYFGLTYQIQMVRHGREQICEVTNDALYQNGDLLACYKRECRHEKCFIRSRNRYHKSSPWSDWSAMCRNKSQRNDKSPIREDKSKIEKCRCQN; encoded by the exons ATGGCAATCCTAGCATTCATTCTGATTACTGTTGTGGCCTTGAGCATTCATTCAGAagcaaaacaagaaataaaagggAATG TTCTAAAAGTACGAATAGAATGGACTACACATTCTACAATCCCACCTAAGAAAGTATTGATCACCTGCAATACATCTGATACATTTGTCTATTGGGAGAAAGACGGGATATGGAAAGGAAATGGCAAGTCATTGGAACTCTTActcaaggagcccccagatgcGGGTACTTACAATTGTCGGAGTAATGATACACACGAACTTATATGTTCCCAACCCGTTTGTGTTATGAAGGAACTTCCTAATGGGGAAATAGCTGAATCAGTTCTCAAAGACCTCAAAG gACCAAATGATAGGACCTTCTTCAGATGTACTGCAAACAACTACTCTGGTAATTTCACATGCTTTTGGAGATCAACTATCCAAGATTCAGAGTTGAAGTTTGAGACTGAAGCTTG GCCCAAAGGTACCATAACTTGTGGAGAGATAGTGAAGGACACTATAAATATGAATCGTGAAGGGACTGAGGGAATATACTCTGTTTCCtgcaaaaaagaacaaaactGCTTATCCACTGAAGAGTATAAACAAAGTGAGATGGATCTACATGTTTTCCACGGAGGTGTATGTGAAACCCACAAACATGCCTTCTTTTTCAAGGATATAA tAAAACCTGATACTACTGAGTGCTGGGTTCACCAAAGTGGCCTTTTGACATGGACACCCCCTAAAACCTGGAGCACACCGTATAGTTATTTTGGACTAACGTACCAGATCCAAATGGTTAGACACGGAAGGGAACAG ATATGTGAAGTTACTAATGATGCACTATATCAAAATGGAGATCTTCTAGCCTGCTACAAGCGTGAATGCCGACATGAAAAGTGCTTTATTCGATCCAGAAATCGTTATCACAAAAGTTCTCCTTGGAGTGACTGGTCTGCAATGTGCAG GAATAAATCTCAAAGGAATGACAAATCACCCATTCGTGAAGATAAATCAAAAATAGAAAAATGCAGATGTCAGAATTGA